In Hymenobacter volaticus, the genomic window AGCTGCGGATGTGGCCATAGGCTGTGCTGGCTCCAGACGCAAACTGAAGCGCCCCGTTATGCTGGTGCTAGCGGCTGTGAAAGGATAACGCACCTGCGGTGCCAGCAAGAGTTGCTGGCCGGTAGCAGCATCGAAAAGATACACCCGACTGCCCCCAAAATTGGTGAGCTGGCTGGCCGTGAGTGAGTAGGAACCGGCCTGCGGAAGCGCGAGACCCAGCGGTACTACTGTGTTTGCCGTTAGCGCCGGTAAGCCGTTGATAGCTAATTCTGTGGTAGACGTGCCGGCGGTAGTGAGTGAATACAGGGAGAGGCCGGACGGGTTGCGCAGCTTAACCGCATCATAAGTCGGATCAAAGCCGGCCGTAGCGCCCCCTTGTAAATAAAGGTTCGTGGCGTCCTGCGCTGCGCTGCCTTGTAGCTGTAGTTCTAATTGCGGACGCTCATCAACTGCATGGCGCTGAAAATTAGCCTGGGTGGCAAAGCTGGTTACGCGGTTGGCATTGGTGAGTGTGAGCGAACCCGGTACATCTACGGCGCTGGTATGCACAAAGAAGCCTTGGCTGCTGGCTACTAACGGATTGCCGATGCCATTGGTATACGCTCGGTACTGACCTGCGTATTGATCGGTGCTTTCAAAAACATACATGGCTCCGTCCAGACCAGGACGATTAGAGGCCTCTACGGTACTCCAATCCAGTGGGGCAGGGTAAGGGTTGCCGAGTAAGTGCCAGCCCCCATCGGTGCCGGTGCGCAGTAAGTTGTTTTTCGTGACGGTGCCGTTGCCAAGCGTACCTACAAAACTCACTGTTTCAGTGGCCGGAATGTTTACGCTGTAGCCGCGACCTTGCTCCAGTGAGTCACTCAGGCTTGCGGGTGAAAACCAGCCCCGGTCGAACGGGCTATACCCAACGGCCGGCGACGTTGTGGTGCGAGTTTCATCGTAGCCGAACACCGTCGGGAATGGGGAGACTATACGCGGATCGACGGAAGTGTTGTAGGCTGCATTAACTTCCGGTACAAACGTAAAGGTGGCGAGGTCGCTCACAGTGGAATTGCTTACGGGGGCCGAGTAGTACCGGTAGCCAAGGCCAGCATTTACGGCTCGGTGGATGTAGCGCTGCACCGCGGCTGTTCCGACAACCACGCCTGTGCCTTGATTCACCACCAGGGCCGTGCCGGTAGTATCCGACAATAGCGTTAAGGTGCCGTCGCTGAGGGTTAGGTTGCCGCTACCAGCCAGCGTAAGCACCTGCCTGATACTGATTGGCTGCATAAGCCTTACGCCAGCCGTATTGCTGATAGTAAGATTGCGCACCGTAAGGGGCAGGCCCAGGCCTACTGTCTGGGGTGTAGCCCCCACAAACTCATAAGAAGCATCGGAGCTAAAGAACCGAGTGCCTGCGACCTGCACAGCTCCTGAGGTCCCGCTTACTGCTATGCCTTGCGGAGCGCAAATACGCAACGTAGCGCCAACATCCAGCCTGAACGTACCGAGGCCATCAATAGTAAAGCAACCGTCATCGAGTACGCCCCCGGCTTGCACCTGTATGGCTCCGTTCACTGAGATATTGCCGCTGAGTGTGCCCACTCCCGGCCCGCCTGTATTAGGGCCCGTGATGGTGATGTTGTTGTAATTGCCGGCTGGAATGGCTTGAATGCTACTAACTGTAAGGTTGGTAGGAGCCCCGTTTGTGAAGTAGCGGCCGATTCGGGCGCTTCTTTTGCTTCCATCACCCACGGCAGTAAAATTGCCCCCGGCGAATAGGTCGTTGTTGCGGCCTGAGACTAGAGCTAGTACTTCGCCGTTGAGGCCAGTTCCTAAAGAGTACCAACTGGTACCATCCCAACGGGCAATGTTGGCTGTTCTGGGCGGGCCGTTTAGCGCACCAGTAAAACTGCCGCCGACATACAATTGCCCCTCAGGGGTTGCTGCTAGCGCAGATACGGAGCCACCGGCCAATCCATTACCTAAGGCAGACCAAGTAGAGCCGTTCCAACGCGCTATCCTATTGGTAGTTAGGCTATCCACTGTGGTAAAATCGCCTCCCACGTATAAGTCGCCGTTGGGCGCGACGGCTAATGCCCGCACCACATTGTTGGTGCCGCTAC contains:
- a CDS encoding T9SS type A sorting domain-containing protein, which translates into the protein MSNFGTPNAIAVGPSGTVYAGGNFTSFESGLVTNRVAQLNNGVWAPMGRGLNATVQALAVAPDGNVYAGGLFYLNNGNPITLHVGLLTSTRWQTVGGPSTAAGFSGIVSALAVAPDNTLYAGGNFFSVNNQSTGGGIARWNNGSWQGLGSTLGGAVYAIAFAPNGDLYVGGTFSTGSGKTLNNVARWDGTTWQPLGNGIIARKVLALAFMPNGDLYAGGDFDTDNGAVANGVARWDGNAWSAVGSSGTNNVVRALAVAPNGDLYVGGDFTTVDSLTTNRIARWNGSTWSALGNGLAGGSVSALAATPEGQLYVGGSFTGALNGPPRTANIARWDGTSWYSLGTGLNGEVLALVSGRNNDLFAGGNFTAVGDGSKRSARIGRYFTNGAPTNLTVSSIQAIPAGNYNNITITGPNTGGPGVGTLSGNISVNGAIQVQAGGVLDDGCFTIDGLGTFRLDVGATLRICAPQGIAVSGTSGAVQVAGTRFFSSDASYEFVGATPQTVGLGLPLTVRNLTISNTAGVRLMQPISIRQVLTLAGSGNLTLSDGTLTLLSDTTGTALVVNQGTGVVVGTAAVQRYIHRAVNAGLGYRYYSAPVSNSTVSDLATFTFVPEVNAAYNTSVDPRIVSPFPTVFGYDETRTTTSPAVGYSPFDRGWFSPASLSDSLEQGRGYSVNIPATETVSFVGTLGNGTVTKNNLLRTGTDGGWHLLGNPYPAPLDWSTVEASNRPGLDGAMYVFESTDQYAGQYRAYTNGIGNPLVASSQGFFVHTSAVDVPGSLTLTNANRVTSFATQANFQRHAVDERPQLELQLQGSAAQDATNLYLQGGATAGFDPTYDAVKLRNPSGLSLYSLTTAGTSTTELAINGLPALTANTVVPLGLALPQAGSYSLTASQLTNFGGSRVYLFDAATGQQLLLAPQVRYPFTAASTSITGRFSLRLEPAQPMATSAALAATQVGLYPNPARNTVTLALPASSAARTIQVLLYNALGQQVRQTKLLLSATSTQGLIDIVGLRAGVYSLQVQTGKAVVTKRLIIE